From Mytilus edulis chromosome 9, xbMytEdul2.2, whole genome shotgun sequence, the proteins below share one genomic window:
- the LOC139488632 gene encoding RNA binding protein fox-1 homolog 2-like isoform X17, with product MILASPMYSQHMVQGQMPPTYQFAAQPGLTQVSLAQAGLTQAGLTQAGLTQAGLTQAGLTQAGLHVAQAGLTQAGLAQAGLAQAGLTQPGLTEAGLQDYQQVVVSQGTMPVASSEGTSPLKTEQSTFTTTAVTPNGGIEQQTVRARSINGQPLNILMPTSHYEEMQLGIGQQQTDLESGEALSPDSANQSTSSASQGNGSGPKRLHVSNIPFRFREADLKSLLGQFGKIIDVEIIFNERGSKGFGFVTFESSAEADRAREKMNGTVVEGRKIEVNNATARVLTKKSVAAPTIPNAAALRGVALTRGRAAAAAIANRGVYSAAALAAAAAVRPQQLAQAATALPFPGGLIQDPYLAATYAQAAERGYQIISTQPYPMGARIAIPQMATAQMLGGNTYTAASIPGLTGREYADPYLGHSIGPVAGYGATVYRGAYQRFAPY from the exons CACATGGTGCAGGGTCAAATGCCACCAACATACCAGTTTGCTGCTCAACCAGGGCTTACACAAGTAAGCCTTGCCCAAGCTGGTCTAACACAAGCCGGACTAACACAAGCTGGTCTAACACAAGCAGGTCTAACACAAGCAGGCCTAACCCAAGCTGGCCTACATGTAGCTCAAGCCGGACTTACCCAAGCTGGACTTGCCCAAGCTGGTCTTGCCCAGGCAGGTTTAACCCAACCTGGCCTGACAGAAGCAGGTTTACAGGATTATCAACAAGTAGTGGTTAGTCAGGGTACCATGCCAGTGGCTTCATCGGAAGGCACATCACCTTTAAAAACAGAACAATCAACATTTACCACGACTGCCGTCACTCCCAATGGTGGGATTGAACAGCAGACGGTAAGAGCCAGGTCGATAAAT GGTCAGCCGTTGAATATATTGATGCCAACATCTCACTATGAAGAAATGCAGCTTGGAATTGGACAGCAG cAAACAGATTTAGAGAGTGGAGAAGCTTTGTCGCCAGATTCTGCCAACCAATCAACATCTTCAGCATCACAGGGGAACGGCTCGGGACCGAAGCGTCTCCATGTGTCAAATATCCCATTTAGATTTAGAGAAGcagatttaaaaagtttattaGGG CAGTTTGGAAAAATAATAGACGTGGAAATCATTTTTAACGAGAGGGGCTCGAAG GGATTTGGTTTTGTAACTTTCGAAAGTAGCGCAGAAGCAGACAGAGCACGAGAGAAAATGAACGGCACTGTGGTTGAGGGACGAAAGATTGAG GTTAACAATGCCACTGCCCGAGTCTTGACCAAAAAATCAGTTGCTGCACCCACTATCCCAAATG CTGCTGCACTCCGAGGAGTAGCATTAACGAGAGGGAGGGCTGCAGCAGCAGCAATAGCCAATCGAGGGGTTTATAGTGCTGCGGCACTAGCTGCTGCTGCTGCCGTGCGGCCACAACAGTTGGCACAAGCTGCCACAGCATTACCTTTTCCTGG TGGACTGATTCAAGATCCTTATTTGGCAGCCACATATGCACAAGCAGCTGAACGAGGGTACCAG ATAATCTCTACACAGCCCTACCCTATGGGAGCAAGAATAGCTATCCCACAAATGGCAACAGCTCAAATGTTAGGAGGAAACACATATACTGCAGCCTCAATACCTGG ATTGACAGGCAGAGAATATGCAGATCCATATTTGGGACACAGTATTGGACCAGTAGCAGGTTATGGG GCAACAGTGTATCGAGGAGCATACCAGCGATTTGCTCCTTACTGA
- the LOC139488632 gene encoding RNA binding protein fox-1 homolog 3-like isoform X42, which produces MILASPMYSQHMVQGQMPPTYQFAAQPGLTQVSLAQAGLTQAGLTQAGLTQAGLTQAGLTQAGLHVAQAGLTQAGLAQAGLAQAGLTQPGLTEAGLQDYQQVVVSQGTMPVASSEGTSPLKTEQSTFTTTAVTPNGGIEQQTQTDLESGEALSPDSANQSTSSASQGNGSGPKRLHVSNIPFRFREADLKSLLGQFGKIIDVEIIFNERGSKGFGFVTFESSAEADRAREKMNGTVVEGRKIEVNNATARVLTKKSVAAPTIPNAAALRGVALTRGRAAAAAIANRGVYSAAALAAAAAVRPQQLAQAATALPFPGGLIQDPYLAATYAQAAERGYQIISTQPYPMGARIAIPQMATAQMLGGNTYTAASIPGLTGREYADPYLGHSIGPVAGYGATVYRGAYQRFAPY; this is translated from the exons CACATGGTGCAGGGTCAAATGCCACCAACATACCAGTTTGCTGCTCAACCAGGGCTTACACAAGTAAGCCTTGCCCAAGCTGGTCTAACACAAGCCGGACTAACACAAGCTGGTCTAACACAAGCAGGTCTAACACAAGCAGGCCTAACCCAAGCTGGCCTACATGTAGCTCAAGCCGGACTTACCCAAGCTGGACTTGCCCAAGCTGGTCTTGCCCAGGCAGGTTTAACCCAACCTGGCCTGACAGAAGCAGGTTTACAGGATTATCAACAAGTAGTGGTTAGTCAGGGTACCATGCCAGTGGCTTCATCGGAAGGCACATCACCTTTAAAAACAGAACAATCAACATTTACCACGACTGCCGTCACTCCCAATGGTGGGATTGAACAGCAGACG cAAACAGATTTAGAGAGTGGAGAAGCTTTGTCGCCAGATTCTGCCAACCAATCAACATCTTCAGCATCACAGGGGAACGGCTCGGGACCGAAGCGTCTCCATGTGTCAAATATCCCATTTAGATTTAGAGAAGcagatttaaaaagtttattaGGG CAGTTTGGAAAAATAATAGACGTGGAAATCATTTTTAACGAGAGGGGCTCGAAG GGATTTGGTTTTGTAACTTTCGAAAGTAGCGCAGAAGCAGACAGAGCACGAGAGAAAATGAACGGCACTGTGGTTGAGGGACGAAAGATTGAG GTTAACAATGCCACTGCCCGAGTCTTGACCAAAAAATCAGTTGCTGCACCCACTATCCCAAATG CTGCTGCACTCCGAGGAGTAGCATTAACGAGAGGGAGGGCTGCAGCAGCAGCAATAGCCAATCGAGGGGTTTATAGTGCTGCGGCACTAGCTGCTGCTGCTGCCGTGCGGCCACAACAGTTGGCACAAGCTGCCACAGCATTACCTTTTCCTGG TGGACTGATTCAAGATCCTTATTTGGCAGCCACATATGCACAAGCAGCTGAACGAGGGTACCAG ATAATCTCTACACAGCCCTACCCTATGGGAGCAAGAATAGCTATCCCACAAATGGCAACAGCTCAAATGTTAGGAGGAAACACATATACTGCAGCCTCAATACCTGG ATTGACAGGCAGAGAATATGCAGATCCATATTTGGGACACAGTATTGGACCAGTAGCAGGTTATGGG GCAACAGTGTATCGAGGAGCATACCAGCGATTTGCTCCTTACTGA
- the LOC139488632 gene encoding RNA binding protein fox-1 homolog 2-like isoform X16 has translation MNCAYSPLTMMHMVQGQMPPTYQFAAQPGLTQVSLAQAGLTQAGLTQAGLTQAGLTQAGLTQAGLHVAQAGLTQAGLAQAGLAQAGLTQPGLTEAGLQDYQQVVVSQGTMPVASSEGTSPLKTEQSTFTTTAVTPNGGIEQQTVRARSINGQPLNILMPTSHYEEMQLGIGQQQTDLESGEALSPDSANQSTSSASQGNGSGPKRLHVSNIPFRFREADLKSLLGQFGKIIDVEIIFNERGSKGFGFVTFESSAEADRAREKMNGTVVEGRKIEVNNATARVLTKKSVAAPTIPNAAALRGVALTRGRAAAAAIANRGVYSAAALAAAAAVRPQQLAQAATALPFPGGLIQDPYLAATYAQAAERGYQIISTQPYPMGARIAIPQMATAQMLGGNTYTAASIPGLTGREYADPYLGHSIGPVAGYGATVYRGAYQRFAPY, from the exons CACATGGTGCAGGGTCAAATGCCACCAACATACCAGTTTGCTGCTCAACCAGGGCTTACACAAGTAAGCCTTGCCCAAGCTGGTCTAACACAAGCCGGACTAACACAAGCTGGTCTAACACAAGCAGGTCTAACACAAGCAGGCCTAACCCAAGCTGGCCTACATGTAGCTCAAGCCGGACTTACCCAAGCTGGACTTGCCCAAGCTGGTCTTGCCCAGGCAGGTTTAACCCAACCTGGCCTGACAGAAGCAGGTTTACAGGATTATCAACAAGTAGTGGTTAGTCAGGGTACCATGCCAGTGGCTTCATCGGAAGGCACATCACCTTTAAAAACAGAACAATCAACATTTACCACGACTGCCGTCACTCCCAATGGTGGGATTGAACAGCAGACGGTAAGAGCCAGGTCGATAAAT GGTCAGCCGTTGAATATATTGATGCCAACATCTCACTATGAAGAAATGCAGCTTGGAATTGGACAGCAG cAAACAGATTTAGAGAGTGGAGAAGCTTTGTCGCCAGATTCTGCCAACCAATCAACATCTTCAGCATCACAGGGGAACGGCTCGGGACCGAAGCGTCTCCATGTGTCAAATATCCCATTTAGATTTAGAGAAGcagatttaaaaagtttattaGGG CAGTTTGGAAAAATAATAGACGTGGAAATCATTTTTAACGAGAGGGGCTCGAAG GGATTTGGTTTTGTAACTTTCGAAAGTAGCGCAGAAGCAGACAGAGCACGAGAGAAAATGAACGGCACTGTGGTTGAGGGACGAAAGATTGAG GTTAACAATGCCACTGCCCGAGTCTTGACCAAAAAATCAGTTGCTGCACCCACTATCCCAAATG CTGCTGCACTCCGAGGAGTAGCATTAACGAGAGGGAGGGCTGCAGCAGCAGCAATAGCCAATCGAGGGGTTTATAGTGCTGCGGCACTAGCTGCTGCTGCTGCCGTGCGGCCACAACAGTTGGCACAAGCTGCCACAGCATTACCTTTTCCTGG TGGACTGATTCAAGATCCTTATTTGGCAGCCACATATGCACAAGCAGCTGAACGAGGGTACCAG ATAATCTCTACACAGCCCTACCCTATGGGAGCAAGAATAGCTATCCCACAAATGGCAACAGCTCAAATGTTAGGAGGAAACACATATACTGCAGCCTCAATACCTGG ATTGACAGGCAGAGAATATGCAGATCCATATTTGGGACACAGTATTGGACCAGTAGCAGGTTATGGG GCAACAGTGTATCGAGGAGCATACCAGCGATTTGCTCCTTACTGA
- the LOC139488632 gene encoding RNA binding protein fox-1 homolog 2-like isoform X14, protein MWKFQNFDVCEVLDEMNMNQMMWTGAPIGAKPLHMVQGQMPPTYQFAAQPGLTQVSLAQAGLTQAGLTQAGLTQAGLTQAGLTQAGLHVAQAGLTQAGLAQAGLAQAGLTQPGLTEAGLQDYQQVVVSQGTMPVASSEGTSPLKTEQSTFTTTAVTPNGGIEQQTVRARSINGQPLNILMPTSHYEEMQLGIGQQQTDLESGEALSPDSANQSTSSASQGNGSGPKRLHVSNIPFRFREADLKSLLGFGKIIDVEIIFNERGSKGFGFVTFESSAEADRAREKMNGTVVEGRKIEVNNATARVLTKKSVAAPTIPNAAALRGVALTRGRAAAAAIANRGVYSAAALAAAAAVRPQQLAQAATALPFPGGLIQDPYLAATYAQAAERGYQIISTQPYPMGARIAIPQMATAQMLGGNTYTAASIPGLTGREYADPYLGHSIGPVAGYGATVYRGAYQRFAPY, encoded by the exons CACATGGTGCAGGGTCAAATGCCACCAACATACCAGTTTGCTGCTCAACCAGGGCTTACACAAGTAAGCCTTGCCCAAGCTGGTCTAACACAAGCCGGACTAACACAAGCTGGTCTAACACAAGCAGGTCTAACACAAGCAGGCCTAACCCAAGCTGGCCTACATGTAGCTCAAGCCGGACTTACCCAAGCTGGACTTGCCCAAGCTGGTCTTGCCCAGGCAGGTTTAACCCAACCTGGCCTGACAGAAGCAGGTTTACAGGATTATCAACAAGTAGTGGTTAGTCAGGGTACCATGCCAGTGGCTTCATCGGAAGGCACATCACCTTTAAAAACAGAACAATCAACATTTACCACGACTGCCGTCACTCCCAATGGTGGGATTGAACAGCAGACGGTAAGAGCCAGGTCGATAAAT GGTCAGCCGTTGAATATATTGATGCCAACATCTCACTATGAAGAAATGCAGCTTGGAATTGGACAGCAG cAAACAGATTTAGAGAGTGGAGAAGCTTTGTCGCCAGATTCTGCCAACCAATCAACATCTTCAGCATCACAGGGGAACGGCTCGGGACCGAAGCGTCTCCATGTGTCAAATATCCCATTTAGATTTAGAGAAGcagatttaaaaagtttattaGGG TTTGGAAAAATAATAGACGTGGAAATCATTTTTAACGAGAGGGGCTCGAAG GGATTTGGTTTTGTAACTTTCGAAAGTAGCGCAGAAGCAGACAGAGCACGAGAGAAAATGAACGGCACTGTGGTTGAGGGACGAAAGATTGAG GTTAACAATGCCACTGCCCGAGTCTTGACCAAAAAATCAGTTGCTGCACCCACTATCCCAAATG CTGCTGCACTCCGAGGAGTAGCATTAACGAGAGGGAGGGCTGCAGCAGCAGCAATAGCCAATCGAGGGGTTTATAGTGCTGCGGCACTAGCTGCTGCTGCTGCCGTGCGGCCACAACAGTTGGCACAAGCTGCCACAGCATTACCTTTTCCTGG TGGACTGATTCAAGATCCTTATTTGGCAGCCACATATGCACAAGCAGCTGAACGAGGGTACCAG ATAATCTCTACACAGCCCTACCCTATGGGAGCAAGAATAGCTATCCCACAAATGGCAACAGCTCAAATGTTAGGAGGAAACACATATACTGCAGCCTCAATACCTGG ATTGACAGGCAGAGAATATGCAGATCCATATTTGGGACACAGTATTGGACCAGTAGCAGGTTATGGG GCAACAGTGTATCGAGGAGCATACCAGCGATTTGCTCCTTACTGA
- the LOC139488632 gene encoding RNA binding protein fox-1 homolog 3-like isoform X24, producing MILASPMYSQHMVQGQMPPTYQFAAQPGLTQVSLAQAGLTQAGLTQAGLTQAGLTQAGLTQAGLHVAQAGLTQAGLAQAGLAQAGLTQPGLTEAGLQDYQQVVVSQGTMPVASSEGTSPLKTEQSTFTTTAVTPNGGIEQQTGQPLNILMPTSHYEEMQLGIGQQQTDLESGEALSPDSANQSTSSASQGNGSGPKRLHVSNIPFRFREADLKSLLGQFGKIIDVEIIFNERGSKGFGFVTFESSAEADRAREKMNGTVVEGRKIEVNNATARVLTKKSVAAPTIPNAAALRGVALTRGRAAAAAIANRGVYSAAALAAAAAVRPQQLAQAATALPFPGGLIQDPYLAATYAQAAERGYQIISTQPYPMGARIAIPQMATAQMLGGNTYTAASIPGLTGREYADPYLGHSIGPVAGYGATVYRGAYQRFAPY from the exons CACATGGTGCAGGGTCAAATGCCACCAACATACCAGTTTGCTGCTCAACCAGGGCTTACACAAGTAAGCCTTGCCCAAGCTGGTCTAACACAAGCCGGACTAACACAAGCTGGTCTAACACAAGCAGGTCTAACACAAGCAGGCCTAACCCAAGCTGGCCTACATGTAGCTCAAGCCGGACTTACCCAAGCTGGACTTGCCCAAGCTGGTCTTGCCCAGGCAGGTTTAACCCAACCTGGCCTGACAGAAGCAGGTTTACAGGATTATCAACAAGTAGTGGTTAGTCAGGGTACCATGCCAGTGGCTTCATCGGAAGGCACATCACCTTTAAAAACAGAACAATCAACATTTACCACGACTGCCGTCACTCCCAATGGTGGGATTGAACAGCAGACG GGTCAGCCGTTGAATATATTGATGCCAACATCTCACTATGAAGAAATGCAGCTTGGAATTGGACAGCAG cAAACAGATTTAGAGAGTGGAGAAGCTTTGTCGCCAGATTCTGCCAACCAATCAACATCTTCAGCATCACAGGGGAACGGCTCGGGACCGAAGCGTCTCCATGTGTCAAATATCCCATTTAGATTTAGAGAAGcagatttaaaaagtttattaGGG CAGTTTGGAAAAATAATAGACGTGGAAATCATTTTTAACGAGAGGGGCTCGAAG GGATTTGGTTTTGTAACTTTCGAAAGTAGCGCAGAAGCAGACAGAGCACGAGAGAAAATGAACGGCACTGTGGTTGAGGGACGAAAGATTGAG GTTAACAATGCCACTGCCCGAGTCTTGACCAAAAAATCAGTTGCTGCACCCACTATCCCAAATG CTGCTGCACTCCGAGGAGTAGCATTAACGAGAGGGAGGGCTGCAGCAGCAGCAATAGCCAATCGAGGGGTTTATAGTGCTGCGGCACTAGCTGCTGCTGCTGCCGTGCGGCCACAACAGTTGGCACAAGCTGCCACAGCATTACCTTTTCCTGG TGGACTGATTCAAGATCCTTATTTGGCAGCCACATATGCACAAGCAGCTGAACGAGGGTACCAG ATAATCTCTACACAGCCCTACCCTATGGGAGCAAGAATAGCTATCCCACAAATGGCAACAGCTCAAATGTTAGGAGGAAACACATATACTGCAGCCTCAATACCTGG ATTGACAGGCAGAGAATATGCAGATCCATATTTGGGACACAGTATTGGACCAGTAGCAGGTTATGGG GCAACAGTGTATCGAGGAGCATACCAGCGATTTGCTCCTTACTGA
- the LOC139488632 gene encoding RNA binding protein fox-1 homolog 2-like isoform X50 — MHMVQGQMPPTYQFAAQPGLTQVSLAQAGLTQAGLTQAGLTQAGLTQAGLTQAGLHVAQAGLTQAGLAQAGLAQAGLTQPGLTEAGLQDYQQVVVSQGTMPVASSEGTSPLKTEQSTFTTTAVTPNGGIEQQTQTDLESGEALSPDSANQSTSSASQGNGSGPKRLHVSNIPFRFREADLKSLLGFGKIIDVEIIFNERGSKGFGFVTFESSAEADRAREKMNGTVVEGRKIEVNNATARVLTKKSVAAPTIPNAAALRGVALTRGRAAAAAIANRGVYSAAALAAAAAVRPQQLAQAATALPFPGGLIQDPYLAATYAQAAERGYQIISTQPYPMGARIAIPQMATAQMLGGNTYTAASIPGLTGREYADPYLGHSIGPVAGYGATVYRGAYQRFAPY, encoded by the exons CACATGGTGCAGGGTCAAATGCCACCAACATACCAGTTTGCTGCTCAACCAGGGCTTACACAAGTAAGCCTTGCCCAAGCTGGTCTAACACAAGCCGGACTAACACAAGCTGGTCTAACACAAGCAGGTCTAACACAAGCAGGCCTAACCCAAGCTGGCCTACATGTAGCTCAAGCCGGACTTACCCAAGCTGGACTTGCCCAAGCTGGTCTTGCCCAGGCAGGTTTAACCCAACCTGGCCTGACAGAAGCAGGTTTACAGGATTATCAACAAGTAGTGGTTAGTCAGGGTACCATGCCAGTGGCTTCATCGGAAGGCACATCACCTTTAAAAACAGAACAATCAACATTTACCACGACTGCCGTCACTCCCAATGGTGGGATTGAACAGCAGACG cAAACAGATTTAGAGAGTGGAGAAGCTTTGTCGCCAGATTCTGCCAACCAATCAACATCTTCAGCATCACAGGGGAACGGCTCGGGACCGAAGCGTCTCCATGTGTCAAATATCCCATTTAGATTTAGAGAAGcagatttaaaaagtttattaGGG TTTGGAAAAATAATAGACGTGGAAATCATTTTTAACGAGAGGGGCTCGAAG GGATTTGGTTTTGTAACTTTCGAAAGTAGCGCAGAAGCAGACAGAGCACGAGAGAAAATGAACGGCACTGTGGTTGAGGGACGAAAGATTGAG GTTAACAATGCCACTGCCCGAGTCTTGACCAAAAAATCAGTTGCTGCACCCACTATCCCAAATG CTGCTGCACTCCGAGGAGTAGCATTAACGAGAGGGAGGGCTGCAGCAGCAGCAATAGCCAATCGAGGGGTTTATAGTGCTGCGGCACTAGCTGCTGCTGCTGCCGTGCGGCCACAACAGTTGGCACAAGCTGCCACAGCATTACCTTTTCCTGG TGGACTGATTCAAGATCCTTATTTGGCAGCCACATATGCACAAGCAGCTGAACGAGGGTACCAG ATAATCTCTACACAGCCCTACCCTATGGGAGCAAGAATAGCTATCCCACAAATGGCAACAGCTCAAATGTTAGGAGGAAACACATATACTGCAGCCTCAATACCTGG ATTGACAGGCAGAGAATATGCAGATCCATATTTGGGACACAGTATTGGACCAGTAGCAGGTTATGGG GCAACAGTGTATCGAGGAGCATACCAGCGATTTGCTCCTTACTGA
- the LOC139488632 gene encoding RNA binding protein fox-1 homolog 2-like isoform X29, translating into MHMVQGQMPPTYQFAAQPGLTQVSLAQAGLTQAGLTQAGLTQAGLTQAGLTQAGLHVAQAGLTQAGLAQAGLAQAGLTQPGLTEAGLQDYQQVVVSQGTMPVASSEGTSPLKTEQSTFTTTAVTPNGGIEQQTVRARSINGQPLNILMPTSHYEEMQLGIGQQQTDLESGEALSPDSANQSTSSASQGNGSGPKRLHVSNIPFRFREADLKSLLGFGKIIDVEIIFNERGSKGFGFVTFESSAEADRAREKMNGTVVEGRKIEVNNATARVLTKKSVAAPTIPNAAALRGVALTRGRAAAAAIANRGVYSAAALAAAAAVRPQQLAQAATALPFPGGLIQDPYLAATYAQAAERGYQIISTQPYPMGARIAIPQMATAQMLGGNTYTAASIPGLTGREYADPYLGHSIGPVAGYGATVYRGAYQRFAPY; encoded by the exons CACATGGTGCAGGGTCAAATGCCACCAACATACCAGTTTGCTGCTCAACCAGGGCTTACACAAGTAAGCCTTGCCCAAGCTGGTCTAACACAAGCCGGACTAACACAAGCTGGTCTAACACAAGCAGGTCTAACACAAGCAGGCCTAACCCAAGCTGGCCTACATGTAGCTCAAGCCGGACTTACCCAAGCTGGACTTGCCCAAGCTGGTCTTGCCCAGGCAGGTTTAACCCAACCTGGCCTGACAGAAGCAGGTTTACAGGATTATCAACAAGTAGTGGTTAGTCAGGGTACCATGCCAGTGGCTTCATCGGAAGGCACATCACCTTTAAAAACAGAACAATCAACATTTACCACGACTGCCGTCACTCCCAATGGTGGGATTGAACAGCAGACGGTAAGAGCCAGGTCGATAAAT GGTCAGCCGTTGAATATATTGATGCCAACATCTCACTATGAAGAAATGCAGCTTGGAATTGGACAGCAG cAAACAGATTTAGAGAGTGGAGAAGCTTTGTCGCCAGATTCTGCCAACCAATCAACATCTTCAGCATCACAGGGGAACGGCTCGGGACCGAAGCGTCTCCATGTGTCAAATATCCCATTTAGATTTAGAGAAGcagatttaaaaagtttattaGGG TTTGGAAAAATAATAGACGTGGAAATCATTTTTAACGAGAGGGGCTCGAAG GGATTTGGTTTTGTAACTTTCGAAAGTAGCGCAGAAGCAGACAGAGCACGAGAGAAAATGAACGGCACTGTGGTTGAGGGACGAAAGATTGAG GTTAACAATGCCACTGCCCGAGTCTTGACCAAAAAATCAGTTGCTGCACCCACTATCCCAAATG CTGCTGCACTCCGAGGAGTAGCATTAACGAGAGGGAGGGCTGCAGCAGCAGCAATAGCCAATCGAGGGGTTTATAGTGCTGCGGCACTAGCTGCTGCTGCTGCCGTGCGGCCACAACAGTTGGCACAAGCTGCCACAGCATTACCTTTTCCTGG TGGACTGATTCAAGATCCTTATTTGGCAGCCACATATGCACAAGCAGCTGAACGAGGGTACCAG ATAATCTCTACACAGCCCTACCCTATGGGAGCAAGAATAGCTATCCCACAAATGGCAACAGCTCAAATGTTAGGAGGAAACACATATACTGCAGCCTCAATACCTGG ATTGACAGGCAGAGAATATGCAGATCCATATTTGGGACACAGTATTGGACCAGTAGCAGGTTATGGG GCAACAGTGTATCGAGGAGCATACCAGCGATTTGCTCCTTACTGA
- the LOC139488632 gene encoding RNA binding protein fox-1 homolog 3-like isoform X20: MVLGSTALITNPIHIKQHMVQGQMPPTYQFAAQPGLTQVSLAQAGLTQAGLTQAGLTQAGLTQAGLTQAGLHVAQAGLTQAGLAQAGLAQAGLTQPGLTEAGLQDYQQVVVSQGTMPVASSEGTSPLKTEQSTFTTTAVTPNGGIEQQTGQPLNILMPTSHYEEMQLGIGQQQTDLESGEALSPDSANQSTSSASQGNGSGPKRLHVSNIPFRFREADLKSLLGQFGKIIDVEIIFNERGSKGFGFVTFESSAEADRAREKMNGTVVEGRKIEVNNATARVLTKKSVAAPTIPNAAALRGVALTRGRAAAAAIANRGVYSAAALAAAAAVRPQQLAQAATALPFPGGLIQDPYLAATYAQAAERGYQIISTQPYPMGARIAIPQMATAQMLGGNTYTAASIPGLTGREYADPYLGHSIGPVAGYGATVYRGAYQRFAPY, translated from the exons CACATGGTGCAGGGTCAAATGCCACCAACATACCAGTTTGCTGCTCAACCAGGGCTTACACAAGTAAGCCTTGCCCAAGCTGGTCTAACACAAGCCGGACTAACACAAGCTGGTCTAACACAAGCAGGTCTAACACAAGCAGGCCTAACCCAAGCTGGCCTACATGTAGCTCAAGCCGGACTTACCCAAGCTGGACTTGCCCAAGCTGGTCTTGCCCAGGCAGGTTTAACCCAACCTGGCCTGACAGAAGCAGGTTTACAGGATTATCAACAAGTAGTGGTTAGTCAGGGTACCATGCCAGTGGCTTCATCGGAAGGCACATCACCTTTAAAAACAGAACAATCAACATTTACCACGACTGCCGTCACTCCCAATGGTGGGATTGAACAGCAGACG GGTCAGCCGTTGAATATATTGATGCCAACATCTCACTATGAAGAAATGCAGCTTGGAATTGGACAGCAG cAAACAGATTTAGAGAGTGGAGAAGCTTTGTCGCCAGATTCTGCCAACCAATCAACATCTTCAGCATCACAGGGGAACGGCTCGGGACCGAAGCGTCTCCATGTGTCAAATATCCCATTTAGATTTAGAGAAGcagatttaaaaagtttattaGGG CAGTTTGGAAAAATAATAGACGTGGAAATCATTTTTAACGAGAGGGGCTCGAAG GGATTTGGTTTTGTAACTTTCGAAAGTAGCGCAGAAGCAGACAGAGCACGAGAGAAAATGAACGGCACTGTGGTTGAGGGACGAAAGATTGAG GTTAACAATGCCACTGCCCGAGTCTTGACCAAAAAATCAGTTGCTGCACCCACTATCCCAAATG CTGCTGCACTCCGAGGAGTAGCATTAACGAGAGGGAGGGCTGCAGCAGCAGCAATAGCCAATCGAGGGGTTTATAGTGCTGCGGCACTAGCTGCTGCTGCTGCCGTGCGGCCACAACAGTTGGCACAAGCTGCCACAGCATTACCTTTTCCTGG TGGACTGATTCAAGATCCTTATTTGGCAGCCACATATGCACAAGCAGCTGAACGAGGGTACCAG ATAATCTCTACACAGCCCTACCCTATGGGAGCAAGAATAGCTATCCCACAAATGGCAACAGCTCAAATGTTAGGAGGAAACACATATACTGCAGCCTCAATACCTGG ATTGACAGGCAGAGAATATGCAGATCCATATTTGGGACACAGTATTGGACCAGTAGCAGGTTATGGG GCAACAGTGTATCGAGGAGCATACCAGCGATTTGCTCCTTACTGA